The Lepus europaeus isolate LE1 chromosome 6, mLepTim1.pri, whole genome shotgun sequence genome includes a window with the following:
- the LOC133762398 gene encoding small ribosomal subunit protein eS4-like codes for MARGPKKHLKRVAAPKHWMLDKLTGVFAPRPSTGPHKLRECLPLIIFLRNRLKYALTGDEVKKICMQRFIKIDGKVRTDITYLAGFMDVISIDKTGENFRLIYDTKGRFAVHHITPEEAKYKLCKLRKIFVGTKGIPHLVTHDASTIRNPDPLIKVNDLETGKITDFIKFDTGNLCMVTGGANLGRIGVITNRERHPGSFDVVHVKDANGNSFATWLSNIFITGNKPWISLPRGKGIYLTIAEERDKRLAANRAVGEMLSL; via the coding sequence ATGGCTCGTGGTCCCAAGAAGCATCTGAAGCGAGTAGCAGCTCCAAAGCATTGGATGCTGGATAAGTTGACTGGTGTGTTTGCTCCTCGGCCATCCACTGGTCCCCACAAGCTGAGAGAATGTCTCCCTCTCATCATCTTCTTAAGGAACAGGCTTAAGTATGCACTGACAGGGGACGAAGTAAAGAAAATTTGCATGCAGCGGTTCATTAAGATTGATGGCAAAGTCCGAACTGATATAACCTACCTTGCTGGTTTTATGGATGTCATCAGCATTGACAAGACTGGGGAGAATTTCCGTCTGATCTATGATACCAAGGGTCGCTTTGCTGTTCATCACATTACACCTGAGGAAGCCAAGTACAAGTTGTGCAAATTGAGAAAGATCTTCGTGGGCACAAAAGGAATCCCTCATCTGGTGACCCATGATGCTAGTACCATTCGCAATCCTGATCCCCTCATCAAGGTGAATGATCTGGAGACTGGCAAGATTACTGATTTCATCAAGTTTGATACTGGTAACTTGTGCATGGTGACTGGAGGTGCCAATCTGGGAAGAATTGGTGTTATCACCAACAGGGAGAGACATCCTGGCTCTTTTGATGTGGTTCATGTGAAAGATGCGAATGGCAACAGCTTTGCCACTTGGCTCTCCAACATTTTCATTACTGGCAACAAACCATGGATTTCTCTTCCTCGAGGAAAGGGGATCTACCTCACCATTGCtgaagagagagacaagagactgGCTGCAAACAGAGCAGTGGGTGAAATGCTCTCCTTGTGA